A section of the Roseovarius sp. W115 genome encodes:
- a CDS encoding dihydrodipicolinate reductase, with translation MRLFSALLIGLLAASPAMADGFDKIDDRDTFVEVIKDKKLKRFGIDLTVSPGGEIAGRAFGRSVTGAWQWKSGYFCRDLYWGKRDLGPNCQAVKIQGETIRFISDQGTGQFADLVLK, from the coding sequence ATGCGACTTTTTTCAGCTTTACTCATCGGCCTCTTGGCCGCCTCGCCAGCAATGGCTGACGGGTTTGACAAAATTGATGATCGCGACACGTTTGTGGAAGTGATCAAGGACAAAAAGCTCAAGCGGTTTGGCATTGATCTAACAGTGTCACCAGGCGGTGAGATTGCCGGCAGGGCATTTGGGCGGTCTGTCACAGGTGCCTGGCAATGGAAATCTGGCTACTTTTGCCGCGACCTTTACTGGGGAAAACGTGATTTGGGCCCGAATTGTCAGGCTGTAAAAATTCAAGGTGAGACAATCCGTTTTATCTCGGACCAGGGCACAGGCCAGTTCGCTGATCTTGTGCTAAAATAG
- a CDS encoding DUF1674 domain-containing protein has product MTQDQKDLPEAAKRALAEAEDRRKKAKEMERPKELGGRKGPDPVRYGDWEKKGIAVDF; this is encoded by the coding sequence ATGACACAAGACCAAAAAGACCTACCCGAAGCCGCCAAACGCGCCCTGGCAGAGGCTGAAGACCGGCGGAAGAAGGCCAAGGAAATGGAACGCCCCAAGGAGTTGGGTGGCCGAAAAGGTCCTGACCCTGTGCGCTACGGTGATTGGGAGAAAAAGGGCATCGCGGTCGACTTTTGA
- a CDS encoding RsmB/NOP family class I SAM-dependent RNA methyltransferase yields the protein MTSRKTHSPRGAAVALLDQVIGQGRLLSETSGVLRDMAGAQRAEALRLATDTLRGLDRADRLLSRAVRKKPPLHVRNALRLGTVELCLGGDAHGVVSDLVGYISKNNRYRHLKGLVNAVLRQMADGAGKPWNDLRIPRLPKWLRDPLTEAWGNGSVSAMEAAHFSGAPLDVTAKSDPSGVAKTLGGTLLPTGSIRLSSYGQVSALEGFENGDWWVQDAAAAIPVQALKPGPGTRVLDMCAAPGGKTLQFAAAGAEVTAIDASDRRMDRVRENLERTKLSAELVVGDVLEFEAEGYDIILLDAPCSSTGTIRRHPDLPYAKDGSEFGDLIALQTKMLDHAVSLLAPGGRLMYCTCSLLPDEGEVQIEELLQRRDELRTDPTIFDIPGIDPEWLTEEGGLRLRPDYWPDLGGMDGFYMACVTLRT from the coding sequence ATGACATCTCGTAAAACTCATTCGCCACGCGGCGCGGCTGTAGCCTTGCTGGATCAAGTGATTGGCCAGGGCCGTTTGCTGTCGGAAACGTCCGGCGTACTGCGCGATATGGCCGGAGCACAAAGGGCCGAAGCACTTCGCCTGGCGACGGATACGTTGCGAGGTCTCGACCGCGCAGACCGTTTGTTGTCACGCGCCGTGCGCAAAAAGCCTCCACTCCACGTTCGCAATGCGTTGAGACTTGGCACGGTAGAGCTCTGTCTCGGCGGTGATGCACATGGCGTGGTCAGTGATCTGGTTGGATACATTTCCAAGAACAATCGGTATCGCCATCTCAAAGGCCTCGTGAACGCCGTGCTGCGTCAAATGGCCGATGGCGCGGGCAAACCCTGGAACGACTTGCGTATTCCGCGCTTACCCAAGTGGTTGCGTGATCCCTTGACCGAAGCATGGGGCAATGGCTCTGTCTCAGCGATGGAGGCCGCGCATTTTAGCGGCGCTCCATTGGACGTGACGGCTAAATCTGATCCTTCAGGTGTGGCAAAGACGCTCGGCGGCACGCTTCTACCCACAGGCTCAATTCGTCTTTCCAGCTATGGTCAGGTGTCTGCGCTTGAGGGGTTTGAGAACGGTGACTGGTGGGTTCAGGACGCAGCGGCGGCCATTCCTGTCCAAGCGCTCAAGCCCGGCCCAGGTACGCGCGTACTCGACATGTGTGCCGCACCAGGCGGTAAGACTTTACAATTCGCTGCAGCCGGGGCCGAGGTGACCGCAATTGATGCATCTGATCGACGGATGGACCGTGTGCGCGAAAACCTTGAGCGCACCAAACTGTCGGCAGAGCTTGTTGTGGGCGATGTTCTTGAGTTTGAGGCCGAGGGCTACGACATCATTCTGCTTGACGCGCCCTGTTCTTCCACAGGCACAATTCGGCGACATCCCGATCTTCCCTATGCCAAGGATGGATCAGAATTTGGCGATTTGATCGCTTTGCAGACCAAGATGCTCGACCATGCTGTGTCCCTTCTCGCTCCTGGTGGTCGGCTGATGTATTGCACGTGCTCGCTTTTACCTGATGAGGGCGAGGTTCAAATCGAAGAGCTTTTACAGCGACGAGATGAATTGAGAACCGACCCAACCATATTTGACATACCCGGCATAGACCCTGAATGGCTCACAGAGGAAGGCGGGTTGCGGCTGCGCCCTGACTATTGGCCTGACCTGGGTGGAATGGACGGATTCTATATGGCCTGCGTGACATTGCGCACATAA
- a CDS encoding heparinase II/III family protein, which produces MSRSENLSHRLTDLRNRFAARRAAMTRAATAFVSQPEPRTIGSFAKGRQLTAGNYLFAGHLVQKPGAGLWEITPPDQGFTNELHGFTWLDDLAAAGDSSARTAAQTWLWQWIDAFGQGKGPGWTPDLTGRRLIRWINHAIFLLTGQHKDQSDAFYLSLAQQTKFLARRWKATAPGLPRFEALTGLIYTGLSLEGMEAHIEPAAKALDRECLSQIDDQGGLPTRNPEELLEVFTLLTWAAVALSESGRSPSEAHWAAIERIGPTLRTLRHSDGGLARFHGGGRGLDGRLDSALAASGVRGRKADGLAMGFARLNAGRTSIIVDAACPPSGPASGNAHASTLAFELTSGRRPLIVNCGSGSSFDKDWRRAGRATPSHSTLVVSGQSSSRLGASVAKQDWLMDVPTNVPIGISQAPDGFRFEGGHDGYLENFGLTHIRKLDVTFDGAGMVGEDSLMALDDVARKQFDRVMDQTQLQGIPFEIRFHVHPDVDISLDMGGAAVSLALKSGEIWIFRGEGSTQIQVEPSVYLEKNRLKPRATKQIVLSGRAMEYATRTRWSLAKPADSPVGIRDLVKDEAFADATDT; this is translated from the coding sequence ATGTCGCGATCCGAGAACTTGTCCCATCGATTAACTGATTTGCGGAACCGTTTCGCGGCACGCCGTGCAGCCATGACGCGCGCCGCCACGGCATTCGTCTCGCAACCCGAACCACGCACGATTGGCAGCTTTGCCAAGGGGCGTCAGCTCACAGCAGGCAACTACCTCTTTGCTGGGCATCTGGTGCAGAAACCTGGGGCAGGTCTCTGGGAGATCACGCCGCCGGACCAAGGATTTACCAACGAGCTTCATGGTTTTACATGGCTCGATGATCTCGCAGCAGCAGGAGATAGTTCCGCGCGCACTGCGGCGCAAACCTGGCTATGGCAGTGGATCGACGCATTCGGTCAGGGCAAAGGACCGGGATGGACCCCAGACCTTACGGGGCGGCGGCTCATTCGGTGGATCAACCACGCGATCTTTTTGCTCACAGGACAGCACAAAGATCAATCAGACGCCTTTTACCTTTCCTTGGCACAACAGACAAAGTTTCTGGCACGTCGTTGGAAGGCAACCGCGCCCGGCTTGCCTCGGTTTGAGGCGCTAACCGGGTTGATCTATACCGGCCTGTCCCTGGAAGGTATGGAAGCGCATATTGAGCCAGCCGCGAAAGCTCTGGATCGCGAATGCCTTAGCCAAATCGACGATCAGGGTGGTTTGCCCACGCGCAATCCCGAAGAGCTTTTGGAAGTGTTTACACTTCTGACCTGGGCAGCCGTGGCGCTCAGCGAATCCGGGCGCAGCCCATCAGAGGCCCATTGGGCTGCGATTGAACGAATTGGCCCTACTTTGCGCACGCTGCGCCATTCCGATGGTGGGTTGGCCCGCTTTCATGGCGGCGGTCGCGGCCTTGACGGACGGCTCGACAGTGCGTTGGCCGCCAGCGGCGTGCGCGGGCGCAAGGCAGACGGATTGGCTATGGGTTTTGCTCGTTTAAACGCTGGGCGAACGTCGATTATTGTCGATGCAGCTTGCCCACCGTCCGGGCCGGCTTCAGGCAATGCGCATGCGTCTACACTTGCGTTTGAACTGACCTCAGGGCGCAGGCCGCTGATCGTGAATTGCGGATCGGGTTCCAGTTTCGACAAAGACTGGCGCCGTGCAGGACGGGCGACACCTTCGCATTCAACTCTGGTTGTAAGCGGTCAGTCCAGCAGCCGTCTTGGTGCATCTGTAGCAAAGCAAGACTGGCTCATGGACGTTCCGACCAACGTGCCAATCGGAATCAGCCAAGCTCCGGATGGGTTCCGATTTGAAGGCGGTCATGACGGGTACCTGGAGAATTTTGGCCTGACCCATATCCGCAAGCTGGACGTTACGTTTGACGGCGCTGGCATGGTCGGTGAAGACAGCCTCATGGCGCTCGATGACGTCGCACGGAAGCAATTTGACCGCGTCATGGACCAAACGCAACTGCAAGGCATTCCCTTTGAAATCCGGTTTCACGTCCATCCGGACGTGGATATCTCACTTGATATGGGTGGCGCGGCGGTTTCACTCGCCCTTAAAAGTGGTGAAATCTGGATTTTTCGTGGTGAGGGATCGACCCAAATTCAAGTTGAACCCAGCGTTTACCTGGAAAAAAACCGTCTCAAGCCACGTGCGACCAAACAGATCGTTCTCTCTGGCCGCGCAATGGAGTATGCGACGCGCACAAGGTGGTCGCTTGCGAAACCCGCAGACTCACCGGTCGGCATTCGCGACTTGGTGAAAGACGAGGCATTCGCCGACGCCACCGATACATAA
- the purH gene encoding bifunctional phosphoribosylaminoimidazolecarboxamide formyltransferase/IMP cyclohydrolase — protein MSDLAPVRRALLSVSDKTGLIELGRALSERGVELVSTGGSAKALREAGLDVRDVADITGFPEMMDGRVKTLHPMVHGGLLALRDKDDHVAAMEEHGIGPIDLLVVNLYPFEETVAKGADYDTCIENIDIGGPAMIRAAAKNHAFVSVVVDVDDYQPLLAELDANDGQTTYAFRQNLALTAYARTGAYDAAVSSWMAKALAQDTPRRRAFAGHLAQGLRYGENPHQNAAFYTDGSARPGVATAAQVQGKELSYNNINDTDAAFELVSEFRPEDGPACAIIKHANPCGVARGETLREAYIRAFDCDRTSAFGGIVALNHPLDGATAEEISQIFTEVVIAPGADDAAREVFAKKKNLRLLTTEGLANPTEASLMIKQVSGGYLVQDKDSGALDPRDLKVVTKRKPTDQEMTDMLFAWRVAKHVKSNAIVYVKDGATVGVGAGQMSRVDSCRIAARKAEDMAKELGLDHPLTQGSVVASDAFFPFADGLLTAAEAGAKAVIQPGGSMRDDDVIAAADEAGLAMVLTGMRHFRH, from the coding sequence ATGTCTGATCTTGCCCCTGTGCGCCGCGCACTTCTGTCTGTGTCCGATAAAACCGGATTGATTGAGCTGGGCCGCGCGCTCTCGGAGCGAGGTGTGGAGCTGGTATCGACCGGGGGAAGCGCAAAGGCTTTGCGCGAGGCTGGGCTTGACGTGCGCGACGTGGCGGACATCACCGGCTTTCCCGAAATGATGGATGGTCGGGTCAAGACCTTGCATCCCATGGTCCATGGCGGGTTGCTGGCTTTGCGTGACAAAGATGATCACGTGGCCGCAATGGAAGAGCACGGCATCGGTCCAATCGACCTTCTCGTGGTCAATCTTTATCCGTTTGAGGAAACGGTCGCCAAGGGTGCCGATTATGACACCTGCATAGAGAATATCGATATCGGTGGCCCTGCTATGATCCGGGCCGCCGCCAAAAACCATGCTTTTGTGTCTGTTGTCGTGGATGTTGACGATTACCAGCCGCTTCTGGCCGAATTGGATGCCAATGACGGGCAAACCACCTATGCATTCCGTCAAAACCTTGCGTTGACAGCTTACGCGCGCACTGGCGCATACGACGCTGCTGTGTCGTCCTGGATGGCCAAAGCGTTGGCCCAGGACACCCCACGCCGCCGTGCTTTTGCCGGGCATTTGGCGCAGGGGCTTCGCTATGGCGAGAACCCACACCAAAATGCGGCCTTCTACACAGATGGCTCGGCGCGTCCCGGTGTGGCCACTGCGGCTCAAGTGCAGGGAAAAGAGCTAAGCTACAACAATATCAATGACACCGATGCCGCGTTCGAGTTGGTCAGCGAGTTTCGCCCCGAAGACGGCCCGGCCTGCGCCATCATCAAACACGCAAACCCTTGCGGCGTGGCACGTGGCGAGACACTGCGCGAGGCTTACATTCGGGCGTTCGATTGTGACCGCACCTCAGCCTTTGGCGGGATTGTTGCTCTGAACCACCCTCTGGATGGGGCCACAGCAGAAGAAATTTCTCAGATTTTCACCGAAGTTGTGATTGCACCCGGTGCCGATGACGCCGCGCGCGAGGTCTTCGCCAAGAAAAAGAACCTGCGGCTTTTGACGACCGAGGGTTTGGCCAATCCGACCGAGGCATCCCTGATGATAAAACAGGTTTCCGGCGGCTATCTCGTGCAGGACAAAGATAGCGGCGCGCTTGATCCGCGTGACCTAAAAGTTGTGACCAAACGCAAACCGACCGATCAGGAAATGACTGACATGCTCTTCGCTTGGCGGGTGGCGAAACACGTCAAGTCGAACGCGATTGTCTATGTCAAAGATGGCGCTACGGTGGGCGTGGGCGCCGGTCAGATGAGCCGCGTTGACAGCTGTCGTATCGCCGCCCGAAAGGCCGAGGATATGGCCAAAGAGCTTGGATTGGATCACCCATTGACCCAAGGCAGCGTTGTGGCTTCTGATGCGTTTTTCCCTTTTGCCGATGGTCTTTTGACCGCGGCGGAGGCAGGCGCCAAAGCTGTGATCCAACCCGGTGGGTCGATGCGCGATGACGACGTGATCGCGGCGGCTGATGAGGCGGGTCTGGCCATGGTCTTGACCGGCATGCGACACTTCCGGCACTAA
- the lspA gene encoding signal peptidase II, translated as MRTVFWVAAIIFVVDQVSKYLIVHTLNLKDVLRIDVFPPFLNLRMAWNTGINFGIGASDSPYMPWVLIGVALVIVAFVLWWVHKEPQGRGQRVFAGVLVGGALGNVVDRVIYGAVADFLNMSCCGFTNPTAFNVADIAIFVGAFGLILFGTEKKST; from the coding sequence ATGCGCACCGTTTTTTGGGTGGCAGCGATTATCTTTGTTGTCGATCAGGTGTCCAAATACCTGATCGTGCATACCCTGAACCTCAAAGACGTTTTGCGGATTGATGTTTTTCCACCTTTTTTGAACCTGCGCATGGCGTGGAACACCGGGATCAACTTCGGGATCGGCGCAAGTGATAGTCCCTATATGCCTTGGGTCCTCATAGGCGTTGCGTTGGTCATCGTGGCGTTTGTCCTTTGGTGGGTCCACAAAGAGCCCCAAGGGCGAGGGCAACGAGTATTTGCCGGGGTGCTCGTTGGTGGCGCACTGGGAAACGTAGTCGATCGGGTGATTTACGGCGCGGTTGCGGACTTTCTCAACATGTCTTGCTGTGGGTTCACGAACCCAACGGCGTTCAACGTAGCCGATATAGCAATCTTCGTAGGTGCCTTCGGTTTGATCCTATTTGGCACAGAGAAAAAGTCGACGTGA
- a CDS encoding DUF3035 domain-containing protein, whose amino-acid sequence MKLPTISLLVLTMVLSACGSRDKEVVLTKLKNDDSGPEEFGIVPGKPLQAPENYTTLPQPNPGGANITDQTPKADGIAALGGNPATTAGGISAADGALVNHSRRFGVNSGIRQTLRIEDSETRRKYGRVNILRLGPNNYDRAYRRQWLDSKQETARLRNLGIPTSSSPPILPGRRR is encoded by the coding sequence ATGAAGCTTCCAACGATTTCTTTGCTTGTATTGACAATGGTGCTGTCTGCGTGCGGATCGCGCGACAAAGAGGTGGTGCTCACAAAACTCAAAAACGACGACTCCGGTCCGGAAGAGTTTGGAATTGTGCCGGGAAAACCGCTGCAAGCTCCTGAAAACTATACAACCCTGCCGCAACCCAACCCGGGCGGCGCGAACATTACAGATCAAACCCCAAAGGCGGACGGTATTGCAGCGCTGGGTGGAAACCCAGCAACGACAGCGGGCGGTATCTCCGCTGCAGATGGTGCTTTGGTCAACCATTCCCGTCGTTTTGGCGTCAATTCTGGCATCCGACAAACTTTGCGCATCGAAGATTCAGAGACTCGTCGCAAGTATGGTCGGGTTAATATTCTTCGGCTAGGCCCAAACAACTACGATCGCGCCTACCGCCGTCAATGGTTGGATTCCAAGCAAGAGACTGCTCGGCTCCGCAACTTGGGCATCCCAACGTCATCATCTCCACCCATCCTACCAGGCCGCCGACGCTGA
- a CDS encoding M16 family metallopeptidase: protein MRAFLTGLVLSYFTAASAIASDQVTTFTLDNGMDVVVIEDHRAPVAVHMVWYRAGSADEDPGVSGVAHFLEHLLFKGTETLEPGEFSATVARNGGSDNAFTSFDYTAYFQRVAADRLELMMRMESDRMVNIQLTEDDILTERDVIIEERNQRVENNPSSLFREQHSAVQFLNHRYGVPIIGWQNEMSKLTRDDALAFYKKFYAPNNAILIVAGDVEPENVKDLAETYYGVIPTNPDLPERARAQEPRQMAERRLNFEDPRVAQPYVTRSYLAPERDSGAQEKAAALTLLAEILGGGTTSVLNEKLQFETRKAVYAGAFYRGMSLDDTTFHLSIAPAPGVTLQEAEKAMDDVIETFLETGIDSKQLERIKRQIKASEIYVRDDVSALANRYGRALTQGLTVEDVQAWPDVLNAVTEDDIMAAAKELFSKTNNSVTGYVQAPEVTQ, encoded by the coding sequence ATGCGCGCGTTTTTGACCGGGCTGGTTCTATCGTATTTTACGGCGGCGTCTGCCATCGCGAGTGATCAGGTGACAACATTCACGTTGGACAACGGTATGGACGTTGTTGTGATCGAGGATCACCGTGCACCGGTTGCGGTGCACATGGTGTGGTACCGCGCTGGAAGCGCGGATGAAGATCCGGGCGTGTCGGGTGTTGCGCATTTCCTTGAACATCTGTTGTTCAAAGGCACAGAAACGCTCGAACCAGGTGAGTTTTCCGCGACCGTCGCGCGAAATGGTGGCTCAGATAACGCTTTCACCAGCTTTGACTACACAGCCTACTTTCAGCGCGTGGCCGCCGACCGCCTAGAGTTGATGATGCGGATGGAAAGCGACCGTATGGTTAACATTCAGCTCACCGAGGATGACATTCTAACCGAGCGTGATGTGATCATCGAAGAGCGCAATCAGCGTGTTGAAAACAACCCCTCATCGCTTTTCCGCGAACAACACAGTGCGGTACAGTTTCTGAACCACCGCTATGGCGTTCCAATCATCGGTTGGCAGAACGAGATGAGCAAACTTACGCGTGATGATGCTCTGGCGTTTTACAAGAAATTCTATGCCCCAAACAATGCCATACTGATTGTGGCAGGTGATGTGGAGCCTGAAAACGTTAAGGATTTAGCCGAGACGTATTATGGCGTGATCCCCACCAATCCGGACTTGCCAGAACGCGCCCGCGCGCAAGAGCCGCGTCAAATGGCTGAGCGCCGTTTGAACTTTGAAGACCCTCGTGTAGCGCAGCCTTATGTGACGCGCTCTTATCTTGCACCAGAACGCGACAGCGGGGCGCAAGAAAAAGCAGCTGCTCTGACCCTGCTTGCGGAAATCCTCGGCGGTGGCACCACATCGGTTCTGAACGAAAAACTGCAGTTCGAGACGCGCAAGGCGGTTTATGCCGGCGCGTTCTACAGGGGCATGTCACTGGATGACACAACCTTTCATCTTTCGATCGCGCCCGCACCCGGTGTGACACTGCAAGAGGCAGAAAAAGCTATGGATGATGTCATTGAGACCTTTCTTGAAACAGGTATCGACTCCAAGCAGCTAGAGCGCATCAAGAGGCAAATTAAGGCCTCAGAGATTTACGTGCGCGACGATGTTAGCGCGCTGGCCAACAGGTACGGTCGTGCTTTGACCCAGGGCTTGACCGTCGAAGATGTTCAGGCCTGGCCGGATGTTTTGAATGCCGTGACCGAAGATGACATTATGGCGGCGGCCAAAGAACTCTTTTCGAAGACAAACAATTCCGTGACCGGCTATGTGCAAGCCCCGGAGGTGACACAATGA
- a CDS encoding M16 family metallopeptidase — protein sequence MIRFVFAALLVFAALPARADVDIKEITTPGGIDAWLVEDHSIPFVALELRFRGGASLDAPGKRGAVNLMTGLLEEGAGDLDARAFAREVEGLAASFSYSAQQDAISISARFLSENRDEALALLRESLINPRFDEDAIERVRAQVVSGIQSDDKDPDEIASRSFGGLVFGDHPYGSSLNGTLETVSALTQDDLVSAHKATLARDRLYVSAVGDVTEEELASILDALLGDLPETGTPLPQDAELNLPGGTEVVDFETPQSIATFAQPGIDRDHPDFFAAFVLNHILGGGGFESRLMQEVREKRGLTYGIYSFILNRDGANVWMGRVASANDRVAEAVEVIGDEWERIRSEGVTAQELEDAKTYLTGAYPLRFDGNGTIANIAVSMQMDGLGIDYIATRNDKVNAVTLEDINRVAQEFLDPSQLTFVVVGQPEGLTDTVN from the coding sequence ATGATCCGTTTTGTATTCGCAGCTCTGCTGGTATTCGCGGCACTCCCGGCGCGTGCCGATGTGGACATAAAGGAAATCACCACACCCGGCGGCATTGATGCATGGCTGGTTGAAGATCACAGTATTCCGTTTGTTGCATTGGAACTGCGTTTTCGTGGCGGCGCATCTCTGGATGCACCAGGCAAACGTGGTGCGGTAAATCTCATGACTGGTCTTCTTGAAGAAGGCGCCGGCGATCTTGACGCACGCGCTTTTGCGCGTGAGGTCGAAGGTCTTGCCGCATCCTTCAGCTACAGCGCGCAGCAAGACGCAATCAGCATTTCGGCCCGCTTCCTGAGCGAAAACCGTGACGAAGCATTGGCTCTTTTGCGTGAAAGCCTGATTAATCCGCGCTTTGATGAGGATGCGATTGAAAGGGTTCGGGCGCAGGTGGTATCTGGCATCCAATCAGATGACAAAGACCCCGACGAGATTGCCAGCCGGTCTTTCGGCGGGCTTGTGTTTGGTGACCATCCCTATGGAAGTTCATTGAACGGCACTTTGGAAACTGTATCGGCTCTGACGCAAGATGATCTTGTGTCCGCGCACAAGGCTACGTTGGCACGCGACCGTCTTTATGTCAGCGCCGTCGGTGATGTAACCGAAGAGGAGCTTGCGAGCATTCTCGACGCGCTGCTGGGTGATCTCCCAGAGACGGGCACACCATTGCCCCAGGATGCCGAGCTAAATTTGCCAGGCGGAACCGAAGTCGTGGACTTCGAAACACCACAGTCGATCGCAACCTTTGCACAGCCGGGGATTGACCGCGATCACCCAGATTTCTTCGCCGCTTTTGTGCTCAATCACATCCTTGGCGGCGGCGGATTTGAGAGCCGTCTGATGCAAGAAGTACGGGAAAAACGCGGTCTTACTTACGGCATCTATTCGTTCATCCTGAACCGCGATGGTGCTAATGTCTGGATGGGGCGCGTGGCTTCAGCCAATGATCGTGTGGCGGAAGCGGTTGAGGTGATCGGCGACGAGTGGGAGCGTATTCGCAGCGAAGGCGTCACTGCCCAGGAATTGGAGGACGCCAAGACTTATCTCACCGGTGCATACCCGCTTCGCTTTGATGGTAACGGCACAATTGCCAATATCGCTGTTTCAATGCAGATGGATGGGTTGGGAATTGACTATATCGCCACTCGCAATGACAAGGTGAACGCCGTAACGCTTGAGGACATAAATCGCGTCGCCCAGGAATTCCTGGATCCCTCACAACTGACCTTTGTTGTTGTCGGACAGCCTGAAGGCCTAACCGACACAGTCAACTAA
- a CDS encoding dihydrodipicolinate synthase family protein: protein MADRFSGVITPILTPYNDDLSIAEDLYLGHASDCLAGGVHYLSPFGTTGEALSNTVSERMHMLELLVDSSTARADQLMPGTGLCAFEDTLTLCKHAVDLGCAAVMTLPPFFFTQANDEGYYRYFSQLIEAVGSDAMRVCLYHIPQNAGVGISPELAARLNKAFPDIVVAYKDSSGNWDNTQAVIKAAPGISVFPGSESFMIDAMKLGGGGCISASCNTNMSAIRAMYDLARSEDWNGAEAALAPINAHRKAIQDGGLIPALKAFKALQSKDDRWLNLRPPLMNADPALGRALADTLS, encoded by the coding sequence ATGGCAGACCGTTTTTCCGGTGTGATCACGCCGATTCTGACACCCTATAACGATGATCTCAGCATCGCAGAAGATCTTTACTTGGGCCATGCTAGTGACTGCCTCGCTGGCGGGGTCCATTACCTATCACCCTTCGGGACGACCGGCGAAGCGCTTAGCAATACGGTCTCAGAGCGGATGCATATGCTGGAGCTTCTGGTTGATAGCAGCACGGCGCGCGCTGATCAGCTGATGCCAGGCACAGGGCTTTGCGCCTTTGAGGACACGTTGACGCTATGCAAACACGCCGTCGATTTAGGATGCGCGGCGGTGATGACATTGCCGCCCTTTTTCTTCACGCAAGCCAATGATGAAGGGTATTATCGCTACTTCAGCCAACTGATCGAAGCGGTGGGATCAGATGCAATGCGTGTCTGTCTTTACCACATTCCGCAAAACGCTGGTGTCGGAATATCACCCGAACTGGCTGCGCGGCTGAATAAAGCGTTTCCCGATATTGTCGTGGCTTATAAAGACAGTTCTGGCAATTGGGACAATACACAGGCAGTGATCAAAGCGGCCCCTGGTATTTCGGTGTTCCCAGGCTCTGAGAGTTTCATGATCGACGCGATGAAGCTGGGCGGTGGTGGCTGTATTTCGGCGAGCTGCAACACCAACATGTCTGCAATCCGGGCCATGTATGACTTGGCCCGGTCCGAAGATTGGAATGGTGCAGAAGCCGCGCTTGCGCCGATCAACGCGCATCGCAAAGCGATTCAGGACGGCGGTCTCATCCCGGCGCTTAAGGCTTTTAAAGCGTTGCAATCAAAAGACGACCGCTGGTTGAACCTGCGGCCGCCTTTGATGAATGCAGATCCGGCACTTGGGCGCGCCTTGGCCGATACGCTTAGTTGA